The nucleotide window CCATTATACAGGCTAGGTACAGCCATCCTTCATCGGTTGCGACATAGGTAATATCGCTTGCCCATTTCCGATTAGGTTTGTCTGCACTAAACTCGCGGTTTAGAAGATTTTCAGCAATCGGAAGATGATGCTTGGAGTGTGAGCGTAAAACTTTCCCCACCTGGTAAAATCTTCAGCTTTATAAGATAATCTTCCTCAAGATTATAGATGGAGGGAGATTTTTTATATGAACAAAACCGAGCTGCAAAAGTTATGGGAGACCCGGCTTAGTGAATTTAAAGCCAGTGGCAAGAGTGTTAAAGAATGGTGCGCTGTTCAAGATCATGTAACACCCCGGCAGGTATGGTACTGGCTTTCCAAGTTTAAAGACCAAAATGAATTGTCTTTTGCCAAATCAACCCAGTGGCTGCCTGTAGAAATAAATGAGCAATCAGCTTTGGAGCATGATAACT belongs to Syntrophomonadaceae bacterium and includes:
- a CDS encoding DDE-type integrase/transposase/recombinase; this encodes MGKVLRSHSKHHLPIAENLLNREFSADKPNRKWASDITYVATDEGWLYLACIMDLYGRAIVGFSMDDHMRKSLVIKALS
- a CDS encoding helix-turn-helix domain-containing protein, with the translated sequence MNKTELQKLWETRLSEFKASGKSVKEWCAVQDHVTPRQVWYWLSKFKDQNELSFAKSTQWLPVEINEQSALEHDN